A single genomic interval of Prunus dulcis chromosome 5, ALMONDv2, whole genome shotgun sequence harbors:
- the LOC117628895 gene encoding uncharacterized mitochondrial protein AtMg00810-like, with product MKKFSYQQANTDHTLFIKHRAGKVTLLIIYVDDMIVTGDDTAKIEELQKCLASEFEIKDLGSLKYFLGVEVTRSKHGLFLSQRKYVMDLLADTGMLDCKPADTPIVENHKLGVYVDQSYLKSAPGRGLLFKKKNGHLDLEGYTNADYARNITDRHSTSGYFTFVGGNLVTWRSKKQNVVSRSFAESEYRGIAQGVCEIL from the exons ATGAAGAAGTTTAGTTATCAACAAGCCAATACTGATCATACTCTATTCATTAAACATAGGGCTGGTAAGGTGACTTTGTTgattatttatgttgatgatatgattgtgaCTGGTGATGATACTGCAAAAATCGAGGAACTACAGAAGTGTTTAGCATCTGAATTTGAGATAAAAGATTTGGGTAgtctgaaatattttctagGAGTGGAAGTCACTCGATCTAAACATGGCTTATTTCTTTCACAAAGGAAGTATGTCATGGACCTGTTAGCAGATACTGGAATGCTTGACTGTAAACCAGCTGATACACCTATTGTTGAGAATCACAAACTTGGTGTTTATGTGGATCAG AGTTACTTAAAGTCTGCTCCTGGGAGaggtttattatttaaaaaaaaaaatggccaCTTGGATCTAGAAGGTTACACTAATGCAGATTATGCAAGGAATATTACAGATAGACATTCTACATCTGGTTACTTCACATTTGTTGGTGGTAACCTAGTTACGTGGCGTAGCAAGAAGCAAAACGTTGTGTCTCGGTCCTTTGCAGAGTCTGAGTACAGAGGGATTGCCCAAGGGGTTTGTGAAATACTGTGA